A genomic segment from Salmo trutta chromosome 38, fSalTru1.1, whole genome shotgun sequence encodes:
- the LOC115178501 gene encoding kinesin light chain 1 isoform X1, whose product MSTMVYPREDRLEKLSQEEIISSTKLVIQGLEALKSEHNSILHSLLETIRCLKKDEEANLVHEKSSLLRKSVEMIELGLGEAQVMMALSAHLNAVESEKQKLRAQVRRLCQENQWLRDELAGTQQKLQKSEQSVAQLEEEKKHLEFMNQLKKYDEDVSPTEEKDGEPPKDTLDDLFPNDEEENSQGMPHQHNSAAVAAAQQGGYEIPARLRTLHNLVIQYASQGRYEVAVPLCKQALEDLEKTSGHDHPDVATMLNILALVYRDQNKYKEAAHLLNDALSIREKTLGKDHPAVAATLNNLAVLYGKRGKYKEAEPLCKRALEIREKVLGKDHPDVAKQLNNLALLCQNQGKYEEVEYYYCRALEIYECRLGTDDPNVAKTKNNLASCYLKQGKYKEAEILYKEILTQAHEKEFGSVDAENKPIWMHAEEREECKSKDGYGDYGGWYKNCKVNSPTVNTTLRNLGALYRRQGKMEAAETLEECALRSRKQGVVELQRDGDRRRSRESLSSVKYESASEAGEDGSVDWNGDGSGALRRAGSMGKLRDVIRRSSEMLVKKLQGNGPPDPRNLHMKRAASLNYLNKSSDDDDSFQSPAGDRRLRQSRNLSSSTVDLYSGTGN is encoded by the exons ATGTCAACAATGGTGTACCCCAGGGAGGACCGTCTGGAGAAGCTGTCCCAGGAGGagatcatctccagcaccaagcTGGTGATCCAGGGCCTGGAGGCGCTGAAGAGCGAGCACAACTCAATCTTGCACAGCCTGCTGGAGACCATCCGCTGCCTGAAGAAGGACGAGGAGGCCAACCTGGTGCACGAGAAGTCCAGCCTGCTGCGCAAGTCAGTGGAGATGATCGAGCTGGGGCTGGGCGAGGCGCAG GTGATGATGGCCCTGTCTGCCCATCTGAACGCTGTGGAGTCGGAGAAGCAGAAGCTGCGTGCCCAGGTACGTCGGCTGTGCCAAGAGAACCAGTGGCTGCGGGACGAGCTGGCGGGCACCCAGCAAAAGCTGCAGAAGAGCGAGCAGAGTGTGGCccagctggaggaggagaagaagcacCTGGAGTTCATGAACCAGCTCAAGAAGTATGACGAGGATGTGTCCCCTACT gaggagaaagatggagagccTCCTAAAGATACACTGGATGACCTCTTCCCCAATGATGAGGAGGAAAACAGTCAAGGAA TGCCGCACCAGCATAACAGTGCAGCGGTGGCCGCAGCCCAGCAGGGTGGCTATGAGATCCCGGCCCGCCTGAGGACCCTACACAACCTGGTGATCCAGTACGCCTCCCAGGGCCGCTATGAGGTGGCCGTGCCCCTCTGCAAACAGGCCCTGGAGGACCTGGAGAAGACATCAGGACACGACCACCCTGACGTGGCCACCATGCTCAACATCCTGGCCCTGGTCTACAG GGACCAGAACAAATACAAGGAGGCGGCTCACCTGCTCAATGATGCACTGTCTATCCGGGAGAAGACCCTTGGGAAAGACCACCCTGCG GTGGCTGCGACACTGAACAATCTGGCAGTGCTGTATGGAAAGAGGGGGAAGTACAAGGAAGCTGAGCCCCTTTGCAAGAGGGCTCTGGAGATCAGAGAGAAG GTGCTGGGCAAGGACCATCCTGATGTGGCCAAGCAGCTGAACAACCTGGCCCTGCTGTGCCAGAATCAGGGCAAGTATGAGGAGGTGGAGTATTACTACTGCCGTGCCCTGGAGATCTACGAGTGCAGGCTGGGCACTGACGACCCCAACGTGGCGAAGACCAAGAACAACCTG GCTTCGTGTTACTTGAAGCAGGGGAAGTACAAGGAGGCGGAAATCCTTTACAAAGAGATTCTCACCCAAGCACACGAGAAGGAATTTGGATCCGTGGATG CTGAGAACAAGCCCATCTGGATGCATGCCGAGGAGCGGGAGGAGTGCAAG AGCAAAGACGGCTATGGAGATTATGGCGGCTGGTATAAAAATTGCAAGGTGAACAG CCCCACTGTCAACACCACCCTGCGTAATCTGGGAGCTCTGTACCGCCGGCAAGGCAAGATGGAGGCCGCTGAGACTCTGGAGGAGTGTGCCTTGAGGTCCCGAAAACAG GGTGTGGTGGAGCtgcagagagacggagacaggaggaggagcagggagagtcTGAGCAGCGTAAAATATGAGAGCGCCTCCGAAGCGGGGGAGGACGGCAGCGTGGACTGGAACGGG GATGGCAGTGGGGCCCTGAGGAGAGCAGGATCGATGGGGAAGCTCCGGGACGTCATACGGCGAAGCAGCGAGATGCTGGTGAAGAAACTACAGGGGAACGGTCCCCCCGACCCACGCAACCTCCA
- the LOC115178501 gene encoding kinesin light chain 1 isoform X2 produces the protein MSTMVYPREDRLEKLSQEEIISSTKLVIQGLEALKSEHNSILHSLLETIRCLKKDEEANLVHEKSSLLRKSVEMIELGLGEAQVMMALSAHLNAVESEKQKLRAQVRRLCQENQWLRDELAGTQQKLQKSEQSVAQLEEEKKHLEFMNQLKKYDEDVSPTEEKDGEPPKDTLDDLFPNDEEENSQGMPHQHNSAAVAAAQQGGYEIPARLRTLHNLVIQYASQGRYEVAVPLCKQALEDLEKTSGHDHPDVATMLNILALVYRDQNKYKEAAHLLNDALSIREKTLGKDHPAVAATLNNLAVLYGKRGKYKEAEPLCKRALEIREKVLGKDHPDVAKQLNNLALLCQNQGKYEEVEYYYCRALEIYECRLGTDDPNVAKTKNNLASCYLKQGKYKEAEILYKEILTQAHEKEFGSVDAENKPIWMHAEEREECKSKDGYGDYGGWYKNCKVNSPTVNTTLRNLGALYRRQGKMEAAETLEECALRSRKQGVVELQRDGDRRRSRESLSSVKYESASEAGEDGSVDWNGA, from the exons ATGTCAACAATGGTGTACCCCAGGGAGGACCGTCTGGAGAAGCTGTCCCAGGAGGagatcatctccagcaccaagcTGGTGATCCAGGGCCTGGAGGCGCTGAAGAGCGAGCACAACTCAATCTTGCACAGCCTGCTGGAGACCATCCGCTGCCTGAAGAAGGACGAGGAGGCCAACCTGGTGCACGAGAAGTCCAGCCTGCTGCGCAAGTCAGTGGAGATGATCGAGCTGGGGCTGGGCGAGGCGCAG GTGATGATGGCCCTGTCTGCCCATCTGAACGCTGTGGAGTCGGAGAAGCAGAAGCTGCGTGCCCAGGTACGTCGGCTGTGCCAAGAGAACCAGTGGCTGCGGGACGAGCTGGCGGGCACCCAGCAAAAGCTGCAGAAGAGCGAGCAGAGTGTGGCccagctggaggaggagaagaagcacCTGGAGTTCATGAACCAGCTCAAGAAGTATGACGAGGATGTGTCCCCTACT gaggagaaagatggagagccTCCTAAAGATACACTGGATGACCTCTTCCCCAATGATGAGGAGGAAAACAGTCAAGGAA TGCCGCACCAGCATAACAGTGCAGCGGTGGCCGCAGCCCAGCAGGGTGGCTATGAGATCCCGGCCCGCCTGAGGACCCTACACAACCTGGTGATCCAGTACGCCTCCCAGGGCCGCTATGAGGTGGCCGTGCCCCTCTGCAAACAGGCCCTGGAGGACCTGGAGAAGACATCAGGACACGACCACCCTGACGTGGCCACCATGCTCAACATCCTGGCCCTGGTCTACAG GGACCAGAACAAATACAAGGAGGCGGCTCACCTGCTCAATGATGCACTGTCTATCCGGGAGAAGACCCTTGGGAAAGACCACCCTGCG GTGGCTGCGACACTGAACAATCTGGCAGTGCTGTATGGAAAGAGGGGGAAGTACAAGGAAGCTGAGCCCCTTTGCAAGAGGGCTCTGGAGATCAGAGAGAAG GTGCTGGGCAAGGACCATCCTGATGTGGCCAAGCAGCTGAACAACCTGGCCCTGCTGTGCCAGAATCAGGGCAAGTATGAGGAGGTGGAGTATTACTACTGCCGTGCCCTGGAGATCTACGAGTGCAGGCTGGGCACTGACGACCCCAACGTGGCGAAGACCAAGAACAACCTG GCTTCGTGTTACTTGAAGCAGGGGAAGTACAAGGAGGCGGAAATCCTTTACAAAGAGATTCTCACCCAAGCACACGAGAAGGAATTTGGATCCGTGGATG CTGAGAACAAGCCCATCTGGATGCATGCCGAGGAGCGGGAGGAGTGCAAG AGCAAAGACGGCTATGGAGATTATGGCGGCTGGTATAAAAATTGCAAGGTGAACAG CCCCACTGTCAACACCACCCTGCGTAATCTGGGAGCTCTGTACCGCCGGCAAGGCAAGATGGAGGCCGCTGAGACTCTGGAGGAGTGTGCCTTGAGGTCCCGAAAACAG GGTGTGGTGGAGCtgcagagagacggagacaggaggaggagcagggagagtcTGAGCAGCGTAAAATATGAGAGCGCCTCCGAAGCGGGGGAGGACGGCAGCGTGGACTGGAACGGG GCCTAA